A part of Bombus affinis isolate iyBomAffi1 chromosome 12, iyBomAffi1.2, whole genome shotgun sequence genomic DNA contains:
- the LOC126922766 gene encoding uncharacterized protein LOC126922766, producing the protein MHLAPKNVTIQRFKKRKSWSSYFGSYISLISPTASINRFLGFLPYKLESSKLVYSKSYSIFSTISIIIYLTCASFGLYEANVVLENLLTVTTKLHINFILCCGLMIFITNYIKSRSMIPVMNHVSNVSRILSSEIFCGVATRILIKDTLFLMPLVSHIPQVIYTNYIYGYICWYTSFGVVILTNLYTNNVYVLNACFKHINDSLMKVKVILVSDEPHLLRRVYHMQKNPILLTKLRALKKQHLETSEVVQRLNNTCSMQIEAMVTLMFIDITFNMYKYLILFNEIGKMRSFSFALMFTILYVVHIIITVSIVETTRSQMAKIGSSLHRILVHTFDEQVTTELELFSLQVLQKGNAFVMKGLVIDATLLAKVIENWIKRDEMFLSTLFTDGVRHYHFFVNINTILIRPILLKKNFWVNG; encoded by the exons ATGCATTTGGCTCCAAAAAATGTAACTATTCAAAGGT TTAAAAAGCGTAAATCATGGTCATCGTACTTCGGTAGTTACATATCGTTAATAAGCCCGACTGCTTCCATCAATCGTTTCTTGGGATTTTTACCATACAAACTCGAATCATCGAAACTCGTATACTCGAAATCATACTCCATTTTCTCTACAATCTCCATCATTATTTATTTGACCTGCGCATCTTTCGGCCTGTACGAAGCAAACGTTGTTTTAGAGAATTTGTTGACAGTGACAACTAAATtgcatataaattttatattatgctGTGGTCTCATGATTTTCATTACGAATTATATTAAAAGTAGGTCAATGATCCCAGTGATGAATCACGTCTCGAACGTTTCTCGTATACTGTCTTCAGAAATTTTTTGTGGAGTGGCTACAAGAATTCTGATAAAAGATACTCTGTTCCTGATGCCACTAGTGAGCCACATCCCACAAGTCATCTACACAAATTATATTTATGGTTACATCTGTTGGTATACTTCTTTCGGTGTTGTCATACTGACTAACTTGTACACGAACAACGTGTATGTGCTAAATGCCTGTTTTAAACATATAAATGATTCTTTAATGAAAGTGAAGGTAATTCTAGTCAGTGATGAACCTCATCTACTCAGAAGAGTCTATCACATGCAGAAGAATCCTATATTGTTGACGAAGCTGAGGGCTCTTAAAAAGCAACATCTAGAGACGAGCGAAGTCGTTCAACGACTGAATAACACGTGTAGCATGCAGATCGAAGCCATGGTCACACTAATGTTCATCGATATTACATTCAAtatgtacaaatatttaatcTTGTTCAACGAAATAGGCAAGATGAGATCGTTCTCTTTTGCTCTTATGTTCACAATTCTTTACGTCGTACACATAATTATAACAGTTTCGATAGTTGAAACTACCAGAAGCCAAATGGCAAAAATTGGCTCCAGCCTTCATCGAATTCTTGTACATACTTTCGACGAGCAAGTGACGACGGAG TTGGAGTTGTTTTCGTTGCAAGTGCTACAAAAGGGTAACGCGTTCGTGATGAAGGGGCTCGTAATAGATGCAACCCTTTTGGCAAAGGTAATAGAAAATTGGATCAAAAGAGATGAAATGTTTTTATCGACACTTTTTACAGATGGCGTGCGGCATTACCActtttttgttaatattaatacAATTCTTATTCGTCCAATCTTGTTGAAGAAAAACTTCTGGGTTAATGGATga
- the LOC126922481 gene encoding uncharacterized protein LOC126922481 yields the protein MMLTAKVKECGKVKTRKTWELFRATDFESLMYPCVCTCWLLGYFPYKYQPPVYTLSKQRFAISTSIMFIYVFLLFFVIYEINIGTRINYSIPELIHGNMYAFLDGLVIVVMYLITDARLSVIQNLSRTSCILSTKDFKDLSKLIHTKDILGSLFLAIHIPNCFKHNIFVTVRNLTNIYIMMANFSMDIFYINCVCILKDCFKKMEESIRQLKKFRINDHMSTQTFMHHEQISPLVVMKLKNLEEKHLEISDGVELLNHTFMIRITIAAITTFIVITFDIYFYIIYSYSEFPANSKFWYKPYVVPAAFYFIKFWMMTWACETATNRAREMKTTLWDVFSATNDPFVKREVELFSLQIMHTTNIFTAKTFDMNSSFLTKIVGGIIMYILILIQFLLNYVVCTLHM from the exons ATGATGTTAACGGCAAAAGTTAAGGAATGTGGAAAAGTGAAGACACGTAAGACATGGGAGTTATTTAGGGCAACAGACTTCGAATCGTTGATGTACCCTTGCGTTTGCACCTGCTGGCTACTCGGATATTTTCCTTACAAGTATCAACCTCCAGTATACACACTTTCGAAGCAACGTTTTGCCATCTCCACGTCAATAATGTTCATCTATGTATTCTTGTTGTTTTTCGTAATCTACGAAATCAACATTGGCACGAGAATAAACTACAGCATACCAGAGTTGATTCACGGGAACATGTACGCGTTCTTAGATGGGCTCGTGATCGTGGTGATGTATTTGATAACTGACGCCCGATTATCAGTGATTCAAAATCTGTCAAGAACCAGCTGCATATTGTCTACAAAGGATTTCAAAGATTTATCTAAACTGATTCACACAAAGGACATTTTAGGATCTTTATTTCTAGCCATCCATATACCAAACTGTTTTAAGCACAATATTTTCGTGACAGTACGGAATCTGACCAACATATACATAATGATGGCCAACTTTTCCATGGACATATTCTACATAAACTGCGTGTGCATTTTGAAAGATTGCTTTAAGAAAATGGAAGAATCTATACGACAACTGAAGAAGTTCCGAATCAATGATCATATGTCGACGCAGACGTTTATGCATCATGAACAGATAAGTCCATTGGTGGTGATGAAGCTGAAGAATTTAGAGGAAAAACACTTGGAAATCAGCGATGGGGTGGAATTACTGAACCATACGTTTATGATACGTATTACAATCGCAGCTATTACGACGTTCATCGTGATCACtttcgatatatatttctatataatttaTTCCTACAGTGAATTTCCTGCAAACAGCAAGTTCTGGTACAAACCGTATGTCGTGCCAGCCGCTTTCTATTTTATCAAGTTTTGGATGATGACTTGGGCGTGTGAAACAGCGACGAATCGAGCGAGAGAAATGAAGACGACACTTTGGGATGTTTTCAGTGCTACGAACGATCCATTCGTGAAACGCGAG GTGGAGCTTTTTTCTCTGCAAATAATGCACACGACAAACATATTCACGGCAAAGACATTCGATATGAATTCATCATTTTTGACAAAG ATCGTCGGAGGTATCATAATGTACATCTTGATCCTGATTCAATTTTTACTAAACTACGTTGTGTGCACTCTTCATATGTAA
- the LOC126922768 gene encoding uncharacterized protein LOC126922768, translated as MVLISLYTNNVYVLNACFKYINDSLVQVKEILVNDEPHLLRRVYHMQKNPILLTKLRTLKKQHLEMSEVVQLLNNTCSMQIEGILIIMSIFIIFTVYNYLSMHKEVGEVKSLTLMLSYAIYCIVHVIITVSIVEITRDQMQKTGCDVHRILAHTFDEQVTTELELFSLQVLQKGNAFVMNGLVIDATLLTKMACGITTFLLILVQFLLVESC; from the exons ATGGTATTAATTAGCTTGTACACGAACAACGTATACGTACTAAATGCCTGCTTTAAATACATAAACGATTCTTTAGTGCAAGTGAAGGAAATTCTAGTCAATGATGAGCCTCATCTACTCAGAAGAGTCTATCACATGCAGAAGAATCCTATATTGTTGACGAAGCTGAGGACTCTTAAAAAGCAACATCTAGAGATGAGCGAAGTCGTTCAGCTACTGAATAATACGTGTAGCATGCAAATCGAAGggatattaataataatgtcCATCTTCATTATATTCACTGTGTACAATTATTTATCCATGCACAAAGAAGTGGGTGAGGTGAAATCGCTGACTCTTATGCTTAGCTACGCGATTTATTGCATCGTACATGTAATTATCACAGTTTCGATCGTTGAAATTACGAGGGATCAAATGCAGAAAACTGGTTGCGACGTTCATCGAATTCTTGCACATACTTTCGACGAGCAGGTGACGACGGAG TTGGAGTTGTTTTCGTTGCAAGTGCTACAAAAGGGTAACGCGTTCGTTATGAATGGACTCGTAATAGACGCAACCCTTTTGACAAAG ATGGCGTGCGGCATTACCACTTTTTTGTTAATATTAGTGCAGTTCCTACTCGTCGAGTCTTGTTGA
- the LOC126922769 gene encoding uncharacterized protein LOC126922769 — MMLKNTGKIEELKKRRTWKLLSATDFESLMYPCFFICWLLGYFPYKYEHQVYSLSKGRFAFSTSMMFIFVCSLMIAIYETNIGMKINDSIPKTIHENMYAFLDGLVIVVMYFLTDARLSVIQNLSRTSCILSTKDFKDLSKMIHTKDILGSLFLAIHMPNCFKHNIFVTVWNLTYIYIMMANFSMDIFYINCVCILKDCFKKMEESIRQLKKLRINDNMSTQTFIVLEEKHLEISDGLELLNHTFMIRVIVAAITTFSVVTFDIYFYIISIHSKFPANSKYWYKLYITPAAFYFIKFGMMIWACEAATNRVREMKTTLWDVFSATNDPFVKREIVGVQVKEILVNDEPHLLRRVYHMQKNPILLSKLRALKKQHLEMSEIVQLLNNTCSMQIEAMLTILFIDITFNMYNYLSTDKIVGEAKSLTLILGLAIYYAVHIIITVSIVEITRDQMQKTGRDVHRILVHTFDEQVTTELELFSLQVLQKGNAFVMNGLVIDATLLTKVIGDGIRRNEVFLSTLFTDGVRDYHFFVNISAVPTRRVLLMRSFN, encoded by the exons ATGATGTTAAAAAATACGGGAAAGATCGAGGaattaaagaaacgtagaaCGTGGAAGTTATTGAGTGCAACAGATTTCGAATCGTTGATGTATCCTTGCTTTTTCATCTGCTGGCTACTCGGATATTTTCCTTATAAGTACGAACATCAAGTATACTCACTTTCGAAGGGCCGTTTCGCTTTTTCTACGTCTATGATGTTCATTTTCGTGTGTTCGTTAATGATCGCAATCTACGAAACAAATATTGGTATGAAAATAAACGACAGCATACCAAAGACGATTCACGAGAACATGTACGCGTTCTTAGATGGGCTCGTGATCGTGGTGATGTATTTTTTAACTGACGCCCGATTATCAGTGATTCAAAATCTGTCAAGAACCAGCTGCATATTGTCTACAAAGGATTTCAAAGATTTATCTAAAATGATTCACACGAAAGACATTTTAGGTTCATTATTTCTGGCCATCCACATGCCAAACTGTTTTAAGCACAACATTTTCGTGACAGTATGGAATCTTACCTACATATACATAATGATGGCCAACTTTTCCATGGACATATTCTACATAAATTGCGTGTGCATTTTGAAAGATTGCTTCAAGAAAATGGAAGAATCTATACGACAACTGAAGAAGCTCCGAATCAATGATAATATGTCGACGCAGACGTTTAT AGTTTTAGAGGAAAAACACTTGGAAATCAGCGATGGGTTGGAATTGCTGAACCATACGTTTATGATACGTGTTATAGTCGCAGCTATTACGACTTTCAGCGTGGTCACtttcgatatatatttctatataatttcTATACACAGTAAATTTCCTGCAAACAGCAAGTACTGGTACAAACTGTATATCACGCCAGCCGCTTtctattttatcaaatttgGTATGATGATTTGGGCGTGTGAAGCAGCGACGAATCGAGTGAGAGAAATGAAGACGACACTTTGGGATGTTTTCAGTGCTACGAACGATCCATTCGTGAAACGCGAG ATCGTCGGAG TGCAAGTGAAGGAAATTCTAGTTAATGATGAGCCTCATCTACTCAGAAGAGTCTATCACATGCAAAAGAATCCTATATTGTTGTCGAAGCTGAGGGCTCTTAAAAAGCAACATCTAGAGATGAGCGAAATTGTTCAGCTACTGAATAACACGTGTAGCATGCAGATCGAGGCCATGTTGACAATACTGTTCATCGACATAACGTTCAATATGTACAATTATTTATCCACGGACAAAATAGTGGGTGAGGCGAAATCGCTGACTCTTATTCTTGGCCTCGCGATTTATTACGCCGTACATATAATTATCACAGTTTCGATCGTTGAAATTACCAGGGATCAAATGCAGAAAACTGGCCGCGACGTTCATCGAATTCTTGTACATACTTTCGACGAGCAGGTGACGACGGAG TTGGAGTTGTTTTCGTTGCAAGTGCTACAAAAGGGTAACGCGTTCGTGATGAATGGACTCGTAATAGACGCAACCCTTTTGACAAAGGTAATAGGAGATGGGATCAGAAGAAATGAAGTATTTTTGTCAACACTTTTTACAGATGGCGTGCGGGATTACCACTTTTTTGTTAATATTAGTGCAGTTCCTACTCGTCGAGTCTTGTTGATGAGAAGCTTCAATTAG
- the LOC126922770 gene encoding uncharacterized protein LOC126922770 — protein MILKSTGITEELKKRRTWKLLSATDFESLMYPCFFICWLLGYFPYKYEHQVYSLSKGRFAFSTSMMFIFVCSLMMTIYETNIGMKINDSIPKMIHENMYAFLDGLVIVVMYLLTDARLSVIQNLSRTSCILSTKDFKDLSKMIHTKDILGSLFLAIHIPNCFKHNIFVTVWNLTNIYIIMANFSMDIFYINCVCILKDCFKKMEESIRQLKKFRINDNMSTQTFMHHEQISTLVVMKLKSLEEKHLEISDGVELLNHTFMIRVIVTAITTFSVVTFDIYFYIISIHSKFPANSNFWYKPYVVPAAFYFIKFWMMIWACETATNRAREMKTTLWDVFSATNDPFVKREVTI, from the coding sequence ATGATTTTAAAAAGTACGGGAATAACCGAGGaattaaagaaacgtagaaCATGGAAGTTATTGAGTGCAACAGATTTCGAATCGTTGATGTATCCTTGCTTTTTCATCTGCTGGCTACTCGGATATTTTCCTTATAAGTACGAACATCAAGTATACTCACTTTCGAAGGGCCGTTTCGCTTTTTCTACGTCTATGATGTTCATTTTCGTGTGTTCGTTAATGATGACAATCTACGAAACAAATATTGGTATGAAAATAAACGACAGCATACCAAAGATGATTCACGAGAACATGTACGCGTTCTTAGATGGGCTCGTGATCGTTGTGATGTATTTGTTAACTGACGCTCGATTATCAGTGATTCAAAATCTGTCAAGAACCAGCTGCATATTGTCTACAAAGGATTTCAAAGATTTATCGAAAATGATTCACACGAAGGATATTTTAGGTTCTTTATTTCTGGCCATCCATATACCAAACTGTTTTAAGCACAACATTTTCGTGACAGTATGGAATCTTACCAACATATACATAATAATGGCCAACTTTTCCATGGACATATTCTACATAAATTGCGTGTGCATTTTGAAAGATTGCTTCAAGAAAATGGAAGAATCTATACGACAACTGAAGAAGTTCCGAATCAATGATAATATGTCGACGCAGACGTTTATGCATCATGAACAGATAAGTACATTGGTGGTGATGAAGCTGAAGAGTTTAGAGGAAAAACACTTGGAAATCAGCGATGGGGTGGAATTGTTGAATCATACGTTTATGATACGTGTTATAGTCACAGCTATTACGACTTTCAGCGTGGTTACtttcgatatatatttctacataatttcTATACACAGTAAATTTCCTGCAAACAGCAATTTCTGGTACAAACCGTATGTCGTGCCAGCCGCTTTCTATTTTATCAAGTTTTGGATGATGATTTGGGCGTGTGAAACAGCGACGAATCGAGCGAGAGAAATGAAGACGACGCTTTGGGATGTTTTCAGTGCTACGAACGATCCATTCGTGAAACGCGAGGTAACAATTTAA